A window of the Actinomycetota bacterium genome harbors these coding sequences:
- the serS gene encoding serine--tRNA ligase, with amino-acid sequence MLDLKLIREDADAVKAALVRRGAASSIDDVLAVDVERRRAQARLDVLRAEQNRAGRDVARLKGDDKQALLTRLKELSDEITELQNAESDAAARLRALLLEIPNLPHESVPSGATEDDNVVMRQWGDPPAFDFQARDHLELGEILGIIDMERAARVSGTRFSILKGAAATLWLAVSRFAMEQLVAQGHTPVLPPVLVRREAMEGTGFFPAGADQIYQVPADELFLVGTSEVPLAAMHMDEIVDAAALPMRYVGHSACFRREAGASGKDTRGTFRNHQFEKVEMFVFCRPEDSWAEHERLIAIEESVMQALGLPYRAVALCTGDMGAPSAKTVDLEVWFPGQGRYREVTSCSNTTDYQARRLNVRMKTDAGPVFAHTLNGTVVTSSRTVAAILENNQRADGSVVVPEVLRAYCGFDEIRPR; translated from the coding sequence ATGCTTGATCTGAAGTTGATCCGTGAAGACGCCGACGCAGTGAAGGCTGCGCTTGTTCGCCGCGGTGCCGCGTCGTCGATAGACGACGTGCTGGCCGTGGACGTTGAGCGCCGGCGCGCGCAGGCGCGCCTGGACGTACTGCGGGCCGAGCAGAACCGTGCCGGGCGCGATGTCGCGCGGCTGAAGGGCGACGACAAGCAGGCGCTGCTCACGCGACTGAAGGAACTCTCCGACGAGATCACCGAATTGCAGAACGCCGAGTCGGACGCGGCCGCGCGCTTGCGCGCGCTGCTGCTGGAGATCCCGAACCTGCCGCACGAGTCGGTCCCGTCGGGCGCGACCGAAGACGACAACGTGGTCATGCGGCAGTGGGGCGATCCGCCGGCGTTCGACTTCCAGGCGCGCGATCACCTGGAACTCGGCGAGATACTCGGCATCATCGACATGGAGCGCGCGGCGCGCGTGTCGGGCACGCGCTTTAGCATTCTCAAAGGCGCAGCCGCGACGTTGTGGCTCGCGGTGTCGCGCTTCGCGATGGAGCAGTTGGTCGCGCAAGGTCACACGCCCGTGCTGCCGCCGGTGCTGGTTCGCCGCGAGGCGATGGAAGGCACAGGTTTCTTCCCCGCAGGCGCCGACCAGATCTATCAGGTGCCTGCGGACGAGTTGTTCCTCGTCGGGACCAGCGAGGTACCGCTCGCGGCGATGCACATGGACGAGATCGTCGACGCGGCCGCGTTGCCGATGCGTTACGTCGGGCATTCCGCGTGTTTTCGGCGCGAGGCCGGTGCGAGCGGCAAGGACACGCGCGGGACGTTCCGCAACCACCAGTTCGAGAAGGTGGAGATGTTCGTGTTCTGCCGGCCCGAGGATTCATGGGCCGAACACGAGCGCTTGATCGCGATCGAGGAGTCGGTGATGCAGGCGCTTGGCTTGCCCTACCGGGCGGTCGCGCTGTGCACCGGGGACATGGGCGCGCCGAGTGCCAAGACCGTGGACCTAGAGGTGTGGTTCCCCGGCCAGGGGCGCTACCGCGAAGTCACGTCTTGCTCGAATACCACCGACTACCAAGCGCGGCGTTTGAACGTGCGCATGAAAACCGACGCCGGCCCTGTGTTCGCGCACACTCTGAACGGCACAGTGGTGACCAGTTCGCGCACCGTCGCGGCGATCCTGGAGAACAACCAGCGCGCCGACGGCTCGGTCGTGGTGC